One Vicinamibacterales bacterium DNA window includes the following coding sequences:
- a CDS encoding DNA-formamidopyrimidine glycosylase family protein, which yields MGALRRHPPPHGARSLNAVPELPDVELYLAALRPRVLGRTLERTRVSSPFFVRTYDPPLAALHGRLVVTLARLGKRLVFGFEGDLFAVVHLMIAGRLRWLEPAAPVPRKLGLAAFDLAHGTLLFTEAGTRKQASLHVVIGAAAVEAMDPGGADVFAMTPETFGAALRAENHTLKRALTDPHVFSGIGNAYSDEILHAARLSPVKLTQSMTDVDVATLFAATREVLAGWTARLQEETGDRFPEKVTAFRPDMAVHGKFGKPCPRCGAPVQRVVYASNESNYCAACQTGGRLLADRALSRLLRDDWPKTLDALERVKRR from the coding sequence ATGGGCGCGTTACGCCGCCATCCGCCGCCGCATGGCGCCCGATCGCTGAACGCCGTGCCCGAGCTGCCCGACGTCGAACTGTACCTGGCGGCGCTTCGGCCGCGCGTGCTCGGCCGAACGCTGGAGCGGACGCGCGTCAGCAGTCCGTTCTTCGTCCGCACCTACGATCCGCCGCTCGCCGCGTTGCACGGCCGCCTCGTCGTGACGCTGGCGCGCCTCGGCAAGCGTCTCGTCTTCGGCTTCGAGGGCGACCTGTTCGCCGTGGTGCACCTGATGATCGCCGGGCGGCTCCGCTGGCTGGAGCCGGCCGCGCCGGTTCCGCGGAAGCTGGGACTGGCGGCGTTCGACCTCGCGCACGGGACGCTCCTCTTCACCGAGGCCGGCACCCGCAAGCAGGCCTCGCTGCACGTCGTGATCGGCGCGGCGGCGGTCGAGGCGATGGATCCCGGCGGCGCCGACGTCTTCGCGATGACGCCGGAGACGTTCGGCGCGGCGCTCCGCGCCGAGAACCATACGCTCAAGCGGGCGTTGACCGATCCGCACGTGTTCAGCGGGATCGGCAATGCCTATTCGGACGAGATCCTGCACGCCGCGCGGCTCTCGCCGGTGAAACTGACGCAGTCGATGACCGACGTGGACGTCGCGACACTCTTCGCCGCGACGCGCGAAGTGCTGGCGGGGTGGACGGCACGGCTGCAGGAAGAGACCGGCGACAGGTTCCCCGAGAAAGTCACCGCGTTTCGTCCCGACATGGCCGTGCACGGCAAGTTCGGGAAACCCTGCCCCCGCTGCGGCGCCCCCGTGCAGCGCGTCGTCTACGCCTCGAACGAGTCGAACTATTGCGCGGCCTGCCAGACCGGCGGCCGACTGCTGGCCGACCGCGCCCTCTCCCGCCTGCTCCGGGACGATTGGCCCAAGACCCTGGATGCCCTCGAGCGCGTCAAGCGCCGATAA
- a CDS encoding thiamine pyrophosphate-dependent enzyme, which yields MASGGDSAAPGPAQMTERPAVEPDATVEARLGAFVVERHPFAAAALGAALASLDPVLPDTPSVARLRAELPPALRRELRSPPADLPECTPAVAAASRWQAAVDELVGACDGFLHRLELRWSLSREERREILRGMTLTRATDNRLKSLFTGGEVRYGETTFQGKGFRSLGQEAIYASVIRLRRGDAYRTPEGWRGDVIAPIIRDLGAELAMSIPSPGGAGPDRTAEMVRMALSAQMGKAGPPMNGRDLHVGDMSRGILPAAAPLATGALTLTGMALAFAQQGDGRVAITYMGEGATSLGEWHEAINFSAVRRLPIVFCVQNNQTALSTPIAEQSAARVFADKAAGYGLSAVTLDGTDPDEIAAAFAWAVERARGGGGPTLIELVSMRMCGHAHHDDMLYLGKDPQPSWSYPSPTDAGYADQALYAYWRARDPLVAYAARLEADGAIDAGEAQGFRDAAQAFVEREARAVIAAPWPDAATAGEGVFAGEPPRTRIDVLEPSFRSAVLHDPPLPPLEANPPHDPRGRTFLDAVMLGIGDALRADPRVFVIGEDVGGAYGNAFLLLRPLLQEFGPRILNAPIAESAVIGACVGAALAGQRPIGEMQFNDFVATGFNQLVNNAAKIRYRWGGEVPMVLRMPWGGLRHAGPYHSQNTEAWFYRTPGLKIVVPSTPADARAAMAAAVADPDPVLYYEHIALYRDPRIRQALEAAPPEPLATGKAALRRAGSDLAIVSYGAYVHTALAVAEALAADGVQASVLDLRWLAPLDKDALLAVARHCSRVLIVHEDTRTGGVGESLAAIVQEEAFESLDAPVRIVGALDTPVPYSPPLEDAFLPSEAEIERAARRLLAY from the coding sequence ATGGCATCAGGCGGCGATTCGGCCGCGCCAGGACCGGCACAGATGACCGAGCGGCCTGCCGTCGAGCCCGACGCGACTGTCGAGGCGCGGCTGGGCGCGTTCGTCGTCGAGCGGCATCCATTCGCAGCTGCGGCACTCGGCGCGGCGCTGGCGTCGCTCGATCCGGTCTTGCCGGATACGCCGTCGGTGGCCCGTCTGCGCGCCGAGCTGCCGCCGGCGCTCCGGCGCGAGTTGCGGTCGCCTCCCGCCGATCTTCCCGAGTGCACGCCGGCCGTGGCGGCGGCATCCCGATGGCAGGCGGCGGTCGACGAGCTCGTCGGCGCCTGCGACGGATTCCTGCACCGGCTCGAGCTGCGATGGTCGCTCAGCCGCGAGGAACGCCGCGAGATCCTGCGGGGCATGACGCTCACCCGGGCCACCGACAACCGCCTGAAGTCGCTCTTCACCGGCGGCGAGGTGCGTTACGGTGAGACGACGTTCCAGGGGAAGGGATTCCGTTCGCTCGGTCAGGAGGCCATCTACGCGTCGGTCATCCGGTTGCGCCGCGGCGACGCGTACCGGACGCCGGAGGGCTGGCGCGGCGACGTGATCGCGCCGATCATCCGCGACCTCGGCGCCGAGCTGGCGATGTCGATCCCGTCACCGGGCGGCGCCGGACCGGATCGGACTGCCGAAATGGTACGGATGGCGCTCTCGGCACAAATGGGGAAGGCCGGGCCGCCGATGAACGGCCGCGACCTCCACGTCGGGGACATGTCGCGCGGGATCCTGCCGGCGGCGGCGCCGCTGGCGACCGGCGCGCTGACGCTGACCGGCATGGCGCTCGCCTTTGCCCAGCAGGGAGACGGGCGCGTCGCGATCACCTACATGGGCGAAGGGGCGACATCGCTCGGCGAGTGGCACGAGGCGATCAACTTTTCCGCGGTGCGCCGCCTGCCGATTGTCTTCTGCGTGCAGAACAACCAGACGGCGCTGTCGACTCCGATCGCCGAGCAGTCGGCGGCGCGCGTCTTTGCCGACAAGGCGGCGGGCTACGGACTCTCCGCCGTGACGCTCGACGGCACCGATCCAGACGAGATCGCGGCGGCCTTCGCCTGGGCGGTCGAACGCGCGCGCGGCGGCGGCGGCCCGACCTTGATCGAGCTCGTCTCGATGCGCATGTGCGGCCACGCGCATCACGACGACATGCTGTATCTCGGCAAGGACCCGCAGCCGTCGTGGAGCTATCCGTCGCCAACCGACGCAGGCTACGCCGATCAGGCGCTCTATGCGTACTGGCGCGCACGCGATCCGCTCGTCGCCTACGCGGCGCGGCTCGAGGCCGACGGCGCGATCGATGCAGGCGAGGCGCAAGGCTTTCGTGACGCTGCGCAGGCGTTCGTCGAACGGGAAGCGCGCGCCGTGATCGCGGCGCCGTGGCCGGATGCGGCGACGGCGGGGGAGGGGGTGTTCGCCGGCGAGCCGCCGCGCACCAGGATCGACGTGCTCGAGCCGTCGTTCCGATCGGCCGTCCTCCATGATCCGCCGCTGCCGCCGCTCGAGGCCAACCCGCCGCACGATCCCCGCGGGCGCACCTTCCTCGACGCCGTGATGCTGGGGATCGGCGACGCCTTGCGCGCCGACCCGCGCGTGTTCGTGATCGGCGAGGACGTCGGCGGCGCCTATGGGAATGCCTTCCTGCTGCTGCGACCGCTGCTGCAGGAGTTCGGGCCGCGCATCCTGAATGCGCCGATCGCCGAATCGGCGGTGATCGGCGCCTGCGTCGGCGCCGCGCTCGCCGGCCAGCGGCCGATCGGCGAGATGCAGTTCAACGACTTCGTGGCGACCGGTTTCAACCAGCTGGTCAACAACGCGGCGAAGATCCGTTACCGCTGGGGCGGCGAGGTGCCGATGGTCCTGCGCATGCCGTGGGGCGGGCTGCGCCACGCGGGGCCGTACCACAGCCAGAACACGGAAGCCTGGTTTTATCGAACGCCCGGCCTGAAGATTGTCGTGCCGTCGACTCCAGCCGACGCACGCGCCGCGATGGCGGCGGCCGTCGCCGATCCCGATCCCGTGCTCTACTACGAGCACATCGCGCTGTATCGCGATCCACGGATCAGGCAGGCCCTGGAGGCCGCACCGCCCGAACCGCTCGCGACCGGCAAGGCCGCACTGCGCCGTGCCGGCAGCGATCTCGCGATCGTCTCCTACGGCGCCTACGTGCATACCGCGCTGGCGGTCGCCGAGGCGCTGGCCGCCGACGGCGTGCAGGCCTCCGTGCTCGACCTGCGCTGGCTGGCGCCGCTCGACAAGGACGCGCTGCTCGCGGTGGCGCGACACTGCAGCCGCGTGCTGATCGTCCACGAGGACACGCGGACGGGCGGCGTCGGCGAGAGTCTGGCCGCCATCGTCCAGGAGGAGGCGTTCGAGTCGCTCGACGCGCCGGTTCGGATCGTCGGCGCGCTCGATACACCGGTGCCGTACTCGCCGCCGCTCGAGGACGCGTTCCTGCCGTCCGAAGCCGAGATCGAACGCGCGGCGCGGCGGCTCCTCGCGTACTGA
- a CDS encoding thioredoxin family protein, translating to MSDLQIDSHGVIAPCPACGRRNRRAFAKLGTESRCGACRTALPAPAAPIEAPDAAAFDAAVAASSLPIVVDFWAPWCGPCRMVAPEFETVARAAAGRYLVLKVDTEAVPDVGARFQVRSIPTMAVFSGGREIGRTSGARPAADIDAFVQSTLTPR from the coding sequence ATGTCGGATCTGCAAATCGATTCCCACGGCGTGATCGCGCCGTGCCCCGCGTGCGGCCGGCGCAACCGCCGTGCGTTCGCCAAGCTCGGCACCGAGAGCCGCTGTGGCGCGTGCCGCACCGCGCTGCCGGCCCCGGCGGCTCCCATCGAAGCGCCGGACGCGGCGGCGTTCGACGCCGCGGTGGCCGCGTCGAGTCTGCCGATCGTGGTGGATTTCTGGGCGCCGTGGTGTGGCCCCTGCCGCATGGTCGCCCCCGAATTCGAGACCGTGGCGCGCGCGGCGGCGGGCCGGTATCTCGTGCTGAAAGTCGACACCGAGGCCGTGCCCGACGTCGGCGCCCGTTTCCAGGTGCGGTCGATCCCCACGATGGCGGTCTTTTCGGGAGGCCGGGAGATCGGGCGCACGTCGGGCGCGCGGCCGGCTGCGGATATCGACGCGTTCGTCCAGTCGACATTGACGCCCCGGTAG
- a CDS encoding glycosyltransferase family 4 protein: MDRPAALDAPPMTSADPPVEALFLNSGILGQRTFANFVRDAFVGEHDGIRAAQALVTDDLTFPERLMRYALCFQLWPPGAAGYRNLDLHRFRCEVNAGILARNRLRRFERTGRRVDVLHFHNQTTAYTAVAAMRRIPSIVSIDCTQRCVLQQSASALETRSYEPNIRRDGRIFDAAKFMVSTSTWAARAVRDEYPDCRTDIAVMPIPVPLMPGSDGWIAERYARRAAAGRPRVLFVGGDFPRKGGFDLLDVWARAGFHERAHLDLMTSWPIDEATLPPGVTRHVGIAVHTDAWQALWRRADLFVLPTRDEAFGIAFQEAGAAGLPAIGTRLNAVPEIVRDGETGLLVPPGDRPALAQALDALVASPETCRDMGARGRTFIQASADPERYRRELAAVIRRLAGR, from the coding sequence ATGGATCGACCAGCCGCTCTCGACGCCCCGCCGATGACGAGCGCGGATCCCCCGGTCGAGGCTCTCTTCCTCAACTCCGGCATCCTCGGGCAGCGGACCTTCGCCAACTTCGTGCGCGACGCTTTCGTCGGCGAACACGACGGTATCCGGGCGGCGCAGGCGCTCGTCACCGACGACCTGACGTTCCCGGAGCGGCTCATGCGCTACGCGCTGTGCTTCCAGTTGTGGCCTCCCGGCGCCGCCGGCTACCGCAATCTGGATCTGCACCGGTTTCGCTGCGAGGTCAACGCCGGCATCCTGGCGCGCAACCGCTTGCGGCGGTTCGAGCGCACCGGGCGCCGCGTCGACGTCCTGCACTTTCACAATCAGACGACGGCCTACACCGCCGTCGCCGCGATGCGCCGGATTCCCTCGATCGTGTCGATCGACTGCACCCAGCGCTGCGTGCTCCAGCAGTCGGCGTCGGCGCTCGAAACGCGCAGCTACGAACCGAACATCCGGCGCGACGGCCGCATTTTCGACGCGGCGAAGTTCATGGTGTCGACCTCGACCTGGGCCGCCCGCGCCGTCCGCGACGAGTATCCCGACTGCCGCACCGACATCGCCGTCATGCCGATTCCGGTGCCGCTGATGCCGGGCAGCGACGGCTGGATCGCCGAACGATACGCGCGCCGCGCCGCCGCCGGGCGTCCCAGGGTGCTGTTCGTCGGCGGCGATTTTCCCAGGAAGGGAGGCTTCGATCTGCTGGACGTGTGGGCGCGCGCCGGCTTCCACGAGCGCGCGCACCTCGATCTCATGACGAGCTGGCCAATCGACGAGGCGACCCTGCCGCCCGGCGTCACGCGGCACGTGGGCATCGCGGTCCACACCGACGCCTGGCAGGCCCTGTGGCGCCGCGCCGATCTCTTCGTGCTCCCGACGAGAGACGAAGCGTTCGGCATCGCGTTCCAGGAGGCGGGTGCGGCCGGCCTGCCCGCCATCGGCACGCGGTTGAATGCCGTTCCGGAGATCGTCCGCGACGGCGAGACGGGTCTGCTGGTGCCTCCCGGCGATCGACCGGCGCTGGCTCAGGCGCTCGACGCGCTGGTCGCGTCGCCTGAAACCTGCCGCGACATGGGCGCCCGCGGCCGCACGTTCATCCAGGCGTCAGCCGATCCCGAGCGGTATCGACGTGAACTGGCGGCCGTCATCAGGCGTCTGGCCGGCCGGTGA
- a CDS encoding FkbM family methyltransferase, producing MMPVTARALRGLVRLLPRGRYALLASGAARRGRFVAQLPADLGAARFQCDLGDEIAREACMTGYYEPPVTRMFEAHVPAGGVVVDAGANWGYFSLLAAGLVGPSGRVIAIEPDPRQSAALDANCALNPALPIAALRAAASNAPGTMTLSGYEDAASNRGVSRVGAAAAAGPRFDVETVTIDAITDGHAAVDLVKIDVEGAEDLVLGGMRLGLAARRYRVIVLELHPGLLKARGVDPASVVALLTDAGYRGATIDLSPAGYRRALRGAQTASLLQPLDAWQAVGWPHLLWVC from the coding sequence ATGATGCCGGTGACGGCGCGGGCGCTGAGAGGACTCGTGCGGCTGCTGCCGCGCGGGCGCTACGCGCTGCTCGCGTCGGGCGCGGCGCGCCGCGGCCGCTTCGTCGCGCAGCTGCCGGCCGACCTCGGCGCCGCGCGTTTCCAATGCGATCTGGGAGACGAGATCGCGCGCGAGGCGTGCATGACCGGCTACTACGAGCCGCCGGTGACGCGCATGTTCGAGGCGCACGTGCCGGCGGGTGGCGTGGTCGTCGACGCCGGCGCCAACTGGGGTTATTTCAGCCTGCTCGCGGCGGGGCTCGTCGGACCGTCCGGCCGCGTCATCGCCATCGAGCCTGATCCGCGGCAGAGCGCCGCCCTCGATGCCAATTGCGCGCTCAATCCGGCGCTGCCGATTGCGGCCCTGCGGGCCGCAGCATCCAACGCCCCCGGGACGATGACCTTGAGCGGCTACGAGGATGCCGCGTCCAATCGCGGCGTCTCGCGCGTCGGCGCCGCGGCCGCGGCCGGCCCGCGATTCGACGTGGAGACGGTGACCATCGACGCGATCACGGATGGACATGCGGCGGTCGATCTGGTGAAGATCGACGTCGAAGGCGCCGAGGATCTCGTGCTCGGCGGCATGCGGCTCGGGCTCGCGGCGCGCCGCTACCGCGTGATCGTCCTCGAACTGCATCCGGGCCTGCTGAAGGCGCGTGGCGTCGACCCCGCCTCGGTCGTCGCGCTGCTGACCGACGCCGGCTACCGCGGCGCGACCATCGATCTGTCGCCGGCCGGCTACCGTCGCGCGCTTCGCGGTGCGCAAACAGCGTCGCTGTTGCAGCCGCTCGACGCGTGGCAGGCGGTCGGGTGGCCGCATCTGCTCTGGGTCTGTTAA
- a CDS encoding glycosyltransferase family 87 protein, translated as MPILRPSATRTRALLVVLAAVSVVALFTTRVSRKMPDFQVYRTAAARALAAEPLYREEDGHYQFKYLPAFAVLAAPAALMPEEAAKAAWFVASALLMTALLGLSVRAMPRLRRPAALLLVLTFLAMAKFYAHELVLGQVNLLLGALAALAIVCLRNRRDAAAGLLLALAVVVKPYAAIFAPWLATRRNRTAFATMTAGMVVLLLLPAVRYGWAGNLRLLADWWHTVAATTAPNLTNPDNVSLGSLFAKWLGTDSNARILAAAAAVLLLALTGVVIAGRGGLSTPETLEASMLLLLIPLISPQGWDYVLLIGTPAVMLLVNEDASLPRGLRVATIAAIVLVGLTVYDLVGRGFYTAFMQLSVVTVCVAIEIAALAVLRFRRVA; from the coding sequence ATGCCGATTCTGCGGCCGAGCGCAACCCGCACGCGCGCGCTCCTCGTCGTGCTCGCCGCCGTGTCGGTGGTCGCGCTGTTCACGACGCGGGTCTCGCGCAAGATGCCGGACTTCCAGGTCTATCGCACGGCGGCGGCGCGGGCGCTGGCGGCCGAGCCGCTCTACCGCGAGGAGGACGGCCACTATCAGTTCAAGTATCTGCCCGCCTTCGCGGTGCTCGCCGCGCCGGCCGCGCTGATGCCGGAGGAGGCAGCCAAGGCCGCCTGGTTCGTGGCGTCGGCGCTGCTGATGACGGCGCTGCTCGGGTTGAGCGTCCGCGCGATGCCGCGGCTGCGCCGGCCGGCCGCGCTGCTCCTCGTCCTGACGTTCCTCGCGATGGCGAAGTTCTATGCGCACGAACTGGTGCTCGGACAGGTGAACCTGCTGCTCGGCGCACTCGCCGCGCTGGCGATCGTCTGCCTGCGGAACCGGCGCGACGCCGCCGCCGGACTGCTGCTGGCGCTCGCGGTCGTCGTGAAACCGTACGCCGCGATCTTCGCGCCCTGGCTCGCGACTCGCCGGAACCGCACCGCGTTCGCGACGATGACGGCCGGCATGGTCGTGCTGCTCCTGCTCCCCGCGGTGCGCTACGGCTGGGCGGGGAATCTGCGGCTGCTGGCGGACTGGTGGCACACGGTGGCGGCAACCACCGCGCCGAACCTGACCAATCCCGACAACGTGTCGCTCGGCTCGCTGTTCGCCAAGTGGCTCGGCACCGATTCGAACGCCCGCATCCTCGCCGCGGCGGCAGCCGTGCTGCTGCTCGCGCTCACCGGCGTGGTGATCGCCGGGCGCGGCGGGCTATCCACCCCGGAGACCCTGGAGGCGTCGATGCTGCTCCTGCTCATCCCGTTGATTTCGCCGCAGGGATGGGATTACGTCCTGCTCATCGGCACGCCGGCGGTGATGCTGCTCGTCAACGAAGACGCCTCCCTGCCGCGCGGCCTGCGCGTCGCGACCATCGCGGCCATCGTGCTCGTGGGCCTCACCGTCTACGATCTGGTCGGGCGCGGCTTCTACACCGCGTTCATGCAGCTCTCGGTCGTGACCGTGTGCGTGGCGATCGAAATCGCCGCGCTCGCCGTGTTGCGCTTCCGTCGCGTCGCGTGA
- a CDS encoding M1 family aminopeptidase yields MRPAVVLAVMSLMAHAPQVKPDPDLGVTDTLAAARAARLTNLRYDLAFVIPAEKGTPIGGRELIRFSVATTGEPIVLDYAPDRAGILTRSELNGAEVRVRQVNGHIILPADRVRAGDNAVSLEFNAGDAPLNRSEDFLYTIFVPSRAHLAFPCFDQPDLKARWTLQLDVPAGWQALGNGAEVERQTDRGRTTIRFATTQPISTYLFAFAAGRLAVEQAERDGRVFRMFHRETDAAKVARNRDAIFDLHAQALAWLERYTGIPYPFGKFDFFLVPAFQFGGMEHPGAIFYNASGLMLDESATQEQLLGRANVIAHETSHMWFGDLVTMKWFSDVWMKEVFANYMAAKIVNPAFPGLNHALRFLLDYYPAAYAVDRTAGTNEIRQPLNNLNDAGTLYGAIIYQKAPIVMRQLETLTGPAAFQDGLREYLKTYSFKNASWPDLIDMLDRRTPEDLAAWSHAWVEERGRPEIRAELTLAGGRIEKLVFRQTDPLAPRRLVWNQRIQVAVGSGGHVTLLPVHLNAARVDVPAAHGLPADFVIANGGGIAYGEIRLDPASLVWLTRHLPEVDDDLTRGAVWITLWDALLAGEIKANALLDLATTALPAEKNELNVGRILGYTRSAYWQFSSAADRDARAARLERMLRDGLEAAPSQTLKAAWFGALRDVAQTPATVNWLARVWSGDEKIPGLTLAEPDFIRLAEELAVRGAPDAAAILTRQIERTTNPDRKAQLVFVRPALSADPAERDAWFTSLAEVANRRHEPWVLEGLRYLHHPLRAAETERYIEPSLVMLREIQRTGDIFFPKRWMDATLGGHQSRAAAATVTAFLQRQPPDYPERLRRIILSSADDLFRAAGSPRGTASIPPRRHPAQPN; encoded by the coding sequence ATGCGACCGGCAGTCGTGCTCGCGGTGATGTCGCTGATGGCCCACGCTCCCCAGGTGAAACCCGATCCCGATCTCGGCGTCACCGACACGCTGGCCGCGGCGCGGGCGGCCCGCCTGACGAACCTGCGCTACGACCTCGCGTTCGTCATTCCGGCCGAGAAGGGAACGCCGATCGGCGGACGTGAGTTGATCAGGTTTTCGGTCGCGACGACCGGCGAACCGATCGTCCTCGACTACGCGCCGGATCGCGCCGGCATCCTGACGCGCTCGGAACTGAACGGCGCGGAGGTGCGGGTGCGTCAGGTCAACGGCCACATCATCCTCCCTGCCGATCGGGTCCGCGCCGGCGACAACGCCGTGTCGCTCGAATTCAACGCCGGCGACGCGCCGCTCAACCGCAGCGAGGATTTTCTCTATACGATTTTTGTCCCGTCGAGGGCGCATCTGGCGTTCCCGTGTTTCGACCAGCCCGACTTGAAGGCGCGCTGGACGCTCCAGCTCGACGTGCCGGCGGGATGGCAGGCGCTCGGCAACGGCGCGGAGGTCGAGCGCCAGACCGACCGCGGCCGCACGACGATCCGCTTCGCGACCACGCAGCCGATCTCGACGTATCTCTTCGCGTTTGCGGCCGGCCGGCTCGCCGTCGAGCAGGCCGAACGCGACGGCCGCGTGTTCCGCATGTTCCACCGCGAGACCGACGCCGCGAAGGTGGCCCGCAACCGCGACGCGATCTTCGACCTGCACGCGCAGGCGCTCGCCTGGCTCGAGCGCTATACCGGCATCCCGTATCCGTTCGGCAAGTTCGACTTCTTTCTCGTCCCGGCGTTCCAGTTCGGCGGGATGGAACATCCCGGCGCGATCTTCTACAACGCCAGCGGGCTGATGCTCGACGAGAGCGCGACCCAGGAACAGCTGCTCGGCCGCGCCAACGTCATCGCCCACGAAACCTCGCACATGTGGTTCGGCGATCTGGTGACGATGAAGTGGTTCTCGGACGTGTGGATGAAAGAGGTCTTCGCCAATTACATGGCCGCGAAGATCGTCAACCCGGCGTTCCCCGGCCTCAACCACGCGCTGCGCTTCCTGCTCGACTACTACCCGGCGGCCTACGCCGTCGACCGGACGGCTGGCACCAACGAGATCCGCCAGCCGCTGAACAACCTCAACGACGCCGGCACGCTCTACGGCGCGATCATTTATCAGAAGGCCCCGATCGTGATGCGGCAGCTCGAGACGCTGACCGGGCCGGCCGCGTTCCAGGACGGCCTGCGCGAGTACCTGAAGACCTACTCGTTCAAGAACGCGAGCTGGCCCGATCTGATCGACATGCTCGACCGCCGCACGCCCGAAGATCTGGCCGCGTGGAGCCATGCCTGGGTCGAGGAACGAGGACGGCCGGAGATTCGCGCCGAGCTGACGCTCGCGGGCGGCCGCATCGAGAAACTCGTGTTCAGGCAAACCGACCCCCTGGCGCCGCGCCGGCTCGTCTGGAACCAGCGGATCCAGGTCGCGGTGGGCAGCGGAGGACACGTGACGCTGCTGCCCGTCCACCTGAACGCGGCGCGCGTCGACGTGCCAGCGGCGCACGGCCTGCCGGCCGATTTCGTGATCGCAAACGGCGGCGGCATCGCCTACGGCGAGATCCGCCTCGATCCGGCGAGCCTCGTCTGGCTGACCCGGCATCTGCCCGAGGTTGACGACGACCTGACCAGAGGCGCGGTGTGGATCACGCTGTGGGATGCGCTGCTCGCCGGCGAGATCAAGGCGAACGCGCTACTCGACCTGGCCACGACGGCGCTGCCGGCCGAGAAGAACGAGCTGAACGTCGGTCGCATCCTCGGCTACACGCGGTCCGCGTACTGGCAGTTCTCGAGCGCCGCCGACCGCGACGCGCGCGCGGCGCGGCTCGAACGGATGCTGCGCGACGGGCTCGAGGCGGCGCCGTCACAGACACTGAAAGCGGCGTGGTTCGGGGCGCTGCGCGACGTGGCGCAGACTCCCGCCACGGTGAACTGGCTGGCGCGGGTGTGGAGCGGCGACGAGAAGATCCCCGGGCTGACGCTCGCCGAGCCCGATTTCATCCGGCTGGCCGAGGAGCTCGCGGTGCGCGGCGCGCCCGACGCGGCCGCGATCCTGACTCGCCAGATCGAGCGCACCACGAACCCGGATCGCAAGGCACAACTGGTGTTCGTCCGCCCCGCCCTCTCGGCGGATCCCGCTGAACGCGACGCCTGGTTCACCTCGCTCGCCGAGGTCGCCAACCGGCGCCACGAGCCCTGGGTACTCGAGGGCCTGCGCTACCTGCACCACCCGCTGCGCGCGGCGGAGACGGAGCGGTACATCGAGCCCAGCCTGGTGATGCTGCGCGAAATCCAGCGGACGGGCGACATCTTCTTTCCCAAGCGCTGGATGGACGCGACGCTGGGCGGGCACCAGTCCCGCGCCGCCGCCGCCACCGTGACAGCGTTCCTGCAGCGGCAGCCGCCCGACTACCCCGAGCGGCTCCGTCGCATCATCCTGTCCTCTGCCGACGATCTGTTCCGCGCCGCCGGATCGCCGCGCGGCACCGCGTCGATTCCGCCGCGCCGCCACCCGGCCCAGCCCAACTGA
- a CDS encoding asparaginase domain-containing protein codes for MGIRILVTGGTFDKEYDELTGQLYFRDTHLQEMLRRGRARLELAIDTVMMIDSLEMNDAGRAAIVARCRAAAERAIVVTHGTDTMVDTARALAGAGLADRTIVLTGAMVPYAFGSSDGLFNLGSALSFAQVLPPGVYVAMNGRHFPWNGVRKNRQTGVFEATDEGGPDVRGSGDAEQ; via the coding sequence ATGGGCATCCGAATCCTCGTGACCGGCGGCACGTTCGACAAGGAGTACGACGAGCTCACCGGACAGCTGTACTTCCGCGACACGCACCTGCAGGAAATGCTGCGGCGCGGACGGGCGCGGCTCGAGCTGGCGATCGACACGGTGATGATGATCGACAGCCTCGAGATGAACGACGCCGGGCGGGCCGCGATCGTGGCGCGCTGTCGGGCCGCCGCCGAGCGCGCGATCGTCGTCACGCACGGCACCGACACGATGGTCGACACCGCGCGCGCGCTGGCCGGCGCCGGCCTCGCTGATCGGACGATCGTCCTGACGGGCGCGATGGTGCCGTACGCGTTCGGCAGCTCGGACGGCCTCTTCAACCTCGGCAGCGCCCTCTCGTTCGCGCAGGTGCTGCCGCCGGGCGTCTACGTCGCGATGAACGGGCGGCATTTCCCCTGGAACGGCGTGCGCAAGAACCGGCAGACCGGCGTCTTCGAAGCCACCGACGAGGGGGGGCCGGACGTCAGGGGATCAGGAGACGCCGAACAATAG